The following coding sequences are from one Seonamhaeicola sp. ML3 window:
- a CDS encoding glycosyltransferase, translated as MQKRVFCVLPVYNDWESLEILLENLEKSQEAYSNEYLFSAVIVNDGSTEEMTILKTNIEHRILNLKTNVGHQRAIAIGLQYVFNETEKIECVVVMDSDGEDKPEHIIHLLEKAKTEDFNKIIFAQRKKRQESSLFKTGYFFYKKLFNFLTGQKISFGNFCVIPKDLLTSVVYLDNIWNHFSGGIIQSKIPFDKVLLDRGKRYKGSSKMNFYSLTLHGLSSIAVYFDYLSLKILKYSFYGIIASIISICYILLKKFFTDTAIPGWASSLILIISGIILQLFSVTLIVLLLQLSYRKNINKPTSKVYLNFIRDVQKFN; from the coding sequence ATGCAAAAAAGAGTATTTTGTGTCTTGCCAGTTTATAATGATTGGGAAAGTCTCGAAATTTTACTGGAAAATTTAGAAAAAAGCCAAGAAGCTTATTCGAATGAATATTTGTTTTCAGCTGTAATTGTCAATGATGGGTCAACTGAAGAAATGACCATTCTAAAAACAAATATTGAACATAGAATCCTTAATTTAAAAACAAATGTTGGGCATCAAAGAGCAATTGCCATAGGTTTACAGTACGTTTTCAATGAAACAGAAAAGATTGAATGTGTTGTAGTTATGGATAGCGATGGAGAGGATAAGCCAGAGCATATTATTCACCTTTTAGAAAAAGCCAAAACAGAAGATTTCAATAAGATTATTTTTGCTCAAAGAAAGAAAAGACAAGAATCGTCGTTGTTTAAAACTGGCTACTTTTTTTATAAAAAATTATTCAATTTTTTGACGGGTCAAAAGATTAGCTTTGGGAATTTTTGTGTTATCCCAAAAGATTTGTTGACTAGTGTAGTGTACCTTGATAATATATGGAACCATTTTTCAGGGGGAATTATACAATCCAAAATCCCCTTTGATAAAGTACTCTTAGATAGGGGAAAGAGGTATAAAGGGAGCTCTAAAATGAATTTTTATAGTTTAACTTTACATGGCTTAAGCTCTATTGCCGTATATTTTGACTATTTATCTTTAAAAATATTAAAGTATTCTTTTTACGGAATAATTGCCAGTATAATATCTATATGCTATATATTGCTTAAGAAGTTTTTTACTGATACAGCCATCCCTGGCTGGGCTTCAAGTTTAATATTGATTATTTCCGGAATAATTTTACAACTTTTTTCTGTTACATTAATTGTGTTGCTTCTTCAATTGAGTTATAGAAAAAACATTAACAAGCCAACATCAAAGGTCTACCTAAATTTCATAAGAGATGTTCAAAAATTTAATTAA
- a CDS encoding FkbM family methyltransferase — MRRLRILFFWITGTKNNVGFMELVSFLLKPTLAKIASKYIDKIEKKTSYEVSFKTIPNKLFWPIEFDKEGIHQVVSETFDTSDWHYYRKKYTEVEAGEILLDIGAAEGLFSLVVADQCDKIFLVEPNRLFNKCLEKTFESFEKKVTIHKVAVGDEDGMINFNEASLSGMVEKNKSETDSSIPVKKIDSIIPPNQKITYLKADIEGFEYNMLKGAEITIKNNKPKIAITTYHTENNPEEIINLILSYVPEYQYYVKGIFEQGPKPVMIHFWIN, encoded by the coding sequence ATGAGAAGATTAAGAATTTTATTTTTTTGGATAACAGGCACTAAGAACAATGTTGGGTTTATGGAGCTTGTAAGTTTTTTGTTAAAACCTACCTTAGCAAAAATAGCTAGTAAATACATTGATAAAATTGAAAAAAAGACTTCTTACGAAGTTTCATTCAAAACAATCCCCAATAAACTTTTTTGGCCAATCGAGTTTGATAAAGAAGGTATACATCAAGTAGTTTCTGAAACATTCGATACTTCAGATTGGCATTATTACAGAAAAAAGTATACGGAAGTAGAAGCTGGAGAGATTTTATTGGATATAGGTGCAGCCGAAGGACTCTTCTCTTTAGTTGTCGCAGACCAATGTGATAAAATATTTTTAGTTGAACCCAATAGACTGTTTAACAAATGTTTAGAAAAAACCTTTGAATCATTTGAAAAAAAAGTGACTATCCATAAAGTAGCCGTTGGTGATGAAGACGGAATGATAAACTTCAATGAAGCATCATTAAGTGGTATGGTTGAAAAAAATAAGTCTGAAACGGATTCTTCAATTCCCGTTAAAAAAATAGATTCGATTATTCCACCTAATCAGAAAATAACATATTTGAAAGCAGATATAGAAGGTTTTGAATATAATATGTTAAAAGGTGCTGAAATAACTATAAAAAATAATAAACCAAAAATAGCCATAACAACTTATCATACAGAGAATAATCCTGAAGAAATTATTAACTTAATACTTAGTTATGTCCCAGAGTATCAGTATTATGTAAAGGGTATTTTTGAGCAGGGGCCTAAACCTGTAATGATTCATTTCTGGATAAATTAG